Proteins from a single region of Cytophagaceae bacterium:
- a CDS encoding ABC transporter ATP-binding protein, with protein sequence MEKENYKNKIVDYQILKRLFGFILPYKGRFVLLVILIIINAVLSPALPLLIQYTIDGPIAEGNYNQLSLWVGAMVILLTVTSMVSYFNTYESGWLSSRIIHDIRLKVFRKIIQLRLKFYDETAIGKLVTRTISDVESLSDVFSSGFAAIAGDLLQLFLIIGVMFFINWKLTLISLSTIPLMLVSTYIFKEKVKKSFNMVRNAVANLNSFIQERISGMSLVQIFNVEEQEYKKFEELNREHKIANIKSILYYSVYFPVADVIAALGVGLIVWYGAKGIIGEEVTFGTITAFIMYINQFFRPIRMIADRVNTLQMGVVSLSRIIEILDDGENVEKSGKEKPEIEGRVNFENVWFAYNEPQWILKDLSFEVKKGQSVAFVGATGAGKTSIISLLNRLYPNQKGQILLDGNPIENYDLQYLRSNIGVVLQEVFLFNGSIEENLRMGDDTITLDEIKAVATNVGIHDFIMSLPGQYEYKVMERGATLSMGQRQLLSFVRVLLQNPKIIVLDEATSSIDSESEQLIQNTIEKIMKNQTSIIIAHRLSTIQNADKIIVLDKGKILESGSHQQLLEKQGAYSHLYELQFSNQSVKISD encoded by the coding sequence TTGGAGAAAGAAAACTACAAAAATAAAATAGTTGATTATCAAATACTTAAAAGGCTATTTGGTTTTATTTTACCTTATAAAGGCAGGTTTGTATTATTGGTAATTCTAATAATTATTAATGCTGTGCTATCGCCCGCTTTGCCTTTGTTAATACAATATACCATCGACGGTCCGATTGCAGAAGGAAACTATAATCAATTGAGCCTGTGGGTTGGTGCCATGGTAATCCTATTAACAGTAACCTCTATGGTATCCTATTTTAACACCTATGAGTCGGGTTGGCTGAGCTCCCGAATAATTCATGATATCAGATTAAAGGTTTTCAGGAAAATAATTCAACTTAGATTAAAATTTTATGATGAAACAGCCATCGGAAAACTGGTGACTCGTACAATTTCTGATGTAGAATCCCTTTCTGATGTGTTTAGTTCCGGGTTTGCCGCAATTGCCGGCGATTTATTACAATTGTTCCTGATTATTGGGGTAATGTTTTTCATCAACTGGAAACTCACACTTATCAGCCTGAGCACTATACCCCTGATGTTGGTCAGCACTTATATATTTAAAGAAAAAGTCAAAAAGTCATTTAATATGGTCAGGAATGCCGTGGCCAATCTTAATTCTTTTATTCAGGAAAGAATATCGGGGATGAGTCTGGTACAGATTTTTAATGTAGAAGAACAGGAATATAAAAAATTTGAAGAACTTAACAGGGAGCATAAAATCGCCAACATTAAATCTATACTATATTATTCTGTTTACTTTCCTGTTGCTGATGTAATCGCCGCCTTAGGAGTAGGTCTGATTGTATGGTATGGTGCCAAAGGAATTATTGGAGAGGAAGTAACCTTTGGTACTATCACTGCATTTATAATGTATATCAATCAGTTTTTCAGGCCCATCAGGATGATTGCGGACCGTGTCAATACATTGCAAATGGGTGTAGTTAGTCTTTCCCGAATTATTGAAATTCTTGATGATGGCGAAAATGTGGAGAAAAGTGGAAAAGAAAAACCTGAAATTGAAGGTAGAGTCAATTTTGAGAATGTGTGGTTTGCGTATAATGAACCGCAGTGGATTCTGAAAGACTTAAGTTTTGAAGTTAAAAAAGGGCAATCTGTTGCCTTTGTGGGTGCCACAGGTGCCGGAAAAACTTCTATAATAAGTTTGCTTAACCGATTATATCCCAATCAAAAAGGTCAAATATTACTTGATGGTAATCCCATTGAAAACTACGATCTTCAGTATCTTAGAAGTAATATAGGTGTAGTATTGCAGGAAGTGTTCCTTTTTAATGGCAGCATTGAAGAAAACCTGAGGATGGGTGATGATACTATTACCCTGGATGAGATTAAAGCTGTAGCCACAAATGTAGGTATTCATGATTTTATCATGAGTTTGCCGGGTCAATACGAGTACAAGGTAATGGAGCGTGGAGCCACTTTGAGTATGGGCCAGAGACAATTGCTGTCTTTTGTGAGAGTATTATTGCAAAATCCAAAGATTATTGTGCTGGATGAAGCCACTTCTTCCATAGATTCTGAGTCAGAACAACTGATACAAAATACTATTGAAAAAATAATGAAAAACCAAACCTCCATTATTATTGCACACAGGCTAAGTACCATCCAAAATGCAGATAAAATTATTGTTTTAGATAAAGGAAAAATTTTGGAATCAGGAAGTCATCAGCAATTATTAGAAAAACAAGGTGCCTATTCTCATTTGTATGAACTCCAATTTAGCAACCAAAGTGTCAAAATCTCCGACTAA
- a CDS encoding glycosyltransferase, which produces MKRFSVIIPIYNRPEELDELLESLEKQTFKDFEVLVVEDGSTLKCGEVVKQYSSSLDIKYFFKKNEGQGFARNYAATHAEGEYLVIFDSDVVVPREYFEIVDEALTESNLDAYGGEDRADEYFNDHQKALSFAMTSIFTTGGIRSKKSNAGGSYQIRSYNMGIKAAVFKEIGGFKKTNMGEDMELNHRLQKGGYSKELIEGAYVYHKRRGDFGNFFKQILSFGRTRIQLKRDYNIPIKIVHTLPVLFTLFILSLPFQFFINKELFDLSLGILWLYFLIIFISASITQKSLNVGILSIPASFIQLFAYGFGFILEVFGKSNSNQT; this is translated from the coding sequence ATGAAAAGGTTTTCGGTCATAATTCCAATTTATAATCGGCCAGAAGAGTTGGACGAACTACTGGAAAGTCTTGAAAAACAAACCTTTAAAGATTTTGAAGTCCTGGTAGTAGAAGATGGATCTACCCTCAAATGTGGTGAGGTAGTAAAACAATACTCTTCTTCACTTGATATAAAATATTTTTTCAAAAAAAATGAAGGGCAGGGTTTCGCCAGAAACTATGCTGCAACGCATGCTGAGGGTGAATATCTTGTTATTTTTGATTCTGATGTGGTGGTTCCGCGAGAATATTTTGAGATTGTGGACGAGGCACTAACAGAAAGTAATCTGGATGCTTATGGCGGAGAAGACCGGGCAGACGAATATTTTAATGATCATCAGAAAGCCCTGAGTTTTGCGATGACCTCAATATTTACGACAGGAGGCATCAGAAGCAAAAAGAGCAATGCGGGTGGAAGCTACCAGATCAGAAGTTATAATATGGGCATTAAAGCCGCAGTTTTTAAAGAAATTGGTGGTTTTAAAAAGACAAATATGGGTGAAGACATGGAACTTAACCATAGGTTGCAAAAAGGTGGATATTCTAAAGAACTCATAGAAGGAGCTTATGTTTATCACAAAAGAAGAGGAGATTTTGGAAACTTTTTCAAGCAAATCCTGAGCTTTGGCCGTACAAGGATTCAACTTAAGAGAGATTATAATATTCCAATTAAAATAGTGCATACTTTGCCGGTTCTATTTACACTATTTATCCTGAGTTTGCCTTTTCAGTTTTTTATTAACAAAGAGTTATTTGACCTTTCTCTGGGGATTTTGTGGTTATATTTTTTGATTATTTTTATCTCAGCCTCAATTACTCAAAAAAGCTTAAATGTAGGAATTCTTAGCATTCCAGCATCATTTATACAACTTTTTGCGTATGGATTTGGTTTTATACTTGAGGTATTTGGCAAATCAAACAGTAACCAAACTTAA
- the hemL gene encoding glutamate-1-semialdehyde 2,1-aminomutase, producing the protein MKNKNSEKLFKEAQKYIPGGVNSPVRAFKSVGGNPRFIKRAKGGYLYDEDGNKYIDMINSWGPMILGHAFTPVENQVRKAVKSSFSFGAPTKKEVDMAKLIVDLVPSVEMVRMVNSGTEATMSAIRLARAYTGKEKIIKFEGCYHGHGDAFLISAGSGALSLGQPDSPGITSATLGDTLTVPYNDVNTLESVITKNKNTIAALIIEPVVGNMGCVLPETGYLEAIREICTREGIVLIFDEVMTGFRLSLGGAQERFNIKPDLTTLGKIIGGGMPVGAYGGKKEIMQMVSPSGPMYQAGTLSGNPIAMSAGMAMLKHLKKNPNVYWQLEAAGLEIAYGITQSLKELELNYTVNQIGSMYSLFFTENKVVDYTTAKTCDTAAFGKYFNAMLNRGIYLAPSQFESLFISEKIDSKIIKKILKASHQSLIDLKTEK; encoded by the coding sequence ATGAAAAACAAAAACAGTGAAAAGCTTTTTAAAGAAGCTCAAAAATATATTCCGGGTGGCGTAAATTCACCCGTGAGGGCCTTCAAATCAGTAGGCGGGAATCCCAGATTTATAAAACGAGCCAAAGGTGGCTATCTTTATGATGAAGATGGCAATAAATACATTGACATGATCAATTCCTGGGGTCCAATGATCCTTGGACATGCATTTACCCCTGTTGAAAACCAGGTAAGAAAAGCAGTTAAATCCTCTTTTTCGTTTGGTGCACCTACTAAAAAAGAAGTAGATATGGCCAAATTAATTGTGGATTTGGTTCCTTCGGTCGAAATGGTCAGAATGGTCAACTCGGGTACAGAAGCCACAATGTCTGCCATAAGATTGGCACGGGCATACACAGGCAAGGAGAAAATAATAAAATTTGAAGGTTGTTACCACGGTCATGGCGATGCATTTCTGATTTCAGCAGGAAGCGGTGCCCTTAGTTTGGGGCAGCCCGACAGTCCCGGAATTACATCAGCTACCTTAGGTGATACACTTACCGTACCTTACAATGACGTTAATACACTTGAATCGGTTATAACAAAAAACAAAAATACCATTGCGGCCTTAATCATTGAGCCTGTGGTAGGAAATATGGGCTGTGTACTTCCCGAAACGGGTTATTTGGAAGCCATAAGGGAGATTTGCACCAGAGAAGGAATTGTTTTGATATTTGACGAAGTCATGACCGGCTTCAGACTTTCTTTAGGTGGAGCCCAGGAAAGATTCAATATTAAGCCTGATTTAACTACTTTAGGCAAAATTATCGGCGGTGGTATGCCTGTAGGTGCCTATGGTGGCAAAAAAGAAATCATGCAGATGGTTTCGCCTTCAGGGCCCATGTATCAGGCAGGTACACTTTCAGGAAACCCCATAGCCATGTCGGCAGGAATGGCCATGTTGAAACATTTGAAAAAAAATCCTAATGTTTATTGGCAACTTGAAGCTGCCGGACTGGAGATTGCCTACGGAATCACCCAATCATTGAAAGAACTCGAGCTCAATTACACTGTTAACCAGATTGGCTCAATGTACAGCTTATTTTTTACCGAAAATAAAGTAGTTGACTATACCACTGCAAAAACCTGCGATACCGCGGCATTTGGAAAATATTTCAATGCCATGCTCAACCGGGGCATTTATCTGGCTCCAAGTCAATTTGAGTCATTATTTATTTCAGAAAAAATTGATTCAAAAATCATAAAGAAAATTCTGAAAGCCAGTCATCAGAGTTTAATAGATTTAAAAACGGAAAAATGA
- a CDS encoding amino acid ABC transporter substrate-binding protein, which translates to MKKGLVLFFCTYYAAFGQMGDQSYLLEYKKAVQLFADNQYEEASKKFGLLSQKSYQNPVVPYAFFYNALTSKNKGNLYQSRVYFRQLFENFYDWEKINEARIIYADINLSENYFEEALKTLELIDDKEFESIKSEMLSTYIPKIKSQSTLKDLYFKFPNQKEIAVNLVKKIQQNRYNSKEDLEISDMLTNRFKLYDKIQDKDDSKDRDKANAIHQVEIAVLLPFNFSPNAANSEDYRYVYDLFSGMKLAEESLASEGIALKLHAFDIKKSRSDFQNFERKGSFSGIDLFVGPLYAETNQPASDFAGLNRIIQVHPISNNKELVKGKKNTFLLQPSFEYQAQKSLDYFQENNGRKNLSIYFGTSKKDSLFALTYKTEAIKRGYKITVFKQFHGLLTKIQPENGHIFFAGDNNLGGKFIQSFQKNKINCDILATASSFSWEKNSTQNFPSNLIILYPEFVQKEKEIVKIFEKKYFEKTSSLPNYFSYLGYDMVYFFGKMLKDGKDVFSLNLESGPYKDEYLLSGFDYSQSKNENGIVPLVKFNGETFEEIYR; encoded by the coding sequence ATGAAAAAAGGGCTTGTATTGTTCTTTTGTACGTATTATGCTGCATTTGGCCAAATGGGTGACCAGAGCTATTTGCTTGAGTACAAAAAGGCTGTTCAGCTATTTGCTGACAATCAATACGAAGAGGCCTCGAAGAAATTTGGTCTGCTTTCTCAAAAATCATACCAAAATCCAGTCGTTCCTTATGCCTTCTTTTACAATGCTTTAACTTCAAAAAACAAAGGTAATCTGTACCAAAGCAGGGTCTATTTCAGACAATTGTTTGAGAATTTTTATGACTGGGAAAAAATAAATGAGGCACGAATTATTTATGCTGATATTAATTTATCCGAAAACTATTTTGAAGAAGCCTTAAAAACTCTGGAATTAATCGATGATAAGGAATTTGAAAGCATAAAATCTGAAATGCTAAGCACTTATATTCCGAAAATCAAAAGTCAATCAACGTTAAAGGACCTCTATTTTAAATTTCCAAATCAAAAGGAAATCGCTGTAAATCTTGTAAAGAAAATACAACAAAACCGGTATAATTCCAAAGAAGATCTTGAAATATCGGATATGCTCACCAACAGGTTTAAATTGTATGATAAAATTCAGGATAAGGATGATTCAAAAGATCGGGACAAGGCAAATGCAATTCACCAGGTAGAAATTGCTGTTTTATTACCATTTAATTTTAGCCCAAATGCAGCCAATTCTGAGGATTACAGATATGTTTATGATTTGTTTTCGGGGATGAAACTGGCCGAGGAATCGCTTGCCAGTGAAGGGATCGCTTTAAAATTGCATGCATTTGATATAAAAAAATCAAGGTCAGATTTTCAGAATTTCGAAAGGAAAGGCAGTTTTTCGGGAATTGATTTATTTGTGGGACCTCTTTATGCTGAAACCAACCAACCAGCATCTGATTTTGCCGGTTTAAACAGAATCATACAGGTTCATCCGATTTCCAACAATAAAGAACTGGTAAAAGGCAAGAAGAATACATTTCTTTTACAGCCATCTTTTGAATATCAGGCTCAAAAATCACTGGATTATTTCCAGGAAAATAATGGCAGAAAAAACCTGAGTATTTATTTTGGAACCTCAAAAAAAGATTCACTTTTTGCATTGACATATAAAACCGAAGCTATTAAAAGGGGTTATAAAATTACTGTTTTCAAACAATTCCATGGCCTTCTTACCAAAATACAACCCGAAAACGGCCATATTTTCTTTGCTGGGGATAATAATCTTGGAGGGAAGTTTATACAGTCATTCCAGAAAAACAAAATCAATTGTGATATATTGGCAACCGCCTCATCTTTCTCGTGGGAAAAAAATAGCACTCAAAATTTCCCGTCCAATCTCATCATTCTATATCCTGAATTTGTTCAAAAAGAAAAAGAAATTGTAAAAATATTTGAAAAAAAATACTTTGAAAAGACGTCTTCCCTTCCTAACTATTTCAGTTATCTGGGATATGACATGGTTTATTTTTTCGGGAAAATGTTGAAAGATGGTAAAGATGTATTTTCGCTTAATCTTGAAAGCGGACCCTACAAAGACGAATATCTGCTAAGTGGCTTTGATTATAGCCAATCAAAAAATGAAAATGGAATAGTTCCTCTGGTAAAATTTAACGGAGAGACTTTTGAGGAGATTTACAGGTAA
- the yidC gene encoding membrane protein insertase YidC: protein MEKLDKNTVIGLILLFVLFGVYTYFESTKPQPVNTEANKNNNAPAKATQSKIASVPSALAMNDSLPEKLIKIENKDLIVTFSTNGASIRKVELKNYKSYSVFKAEKNEPMVIFDGTKSGINFQIPVTTGTLDLSGLSFNSNNTDAKVSKVPLTVTFSANSSAGLVEKTYTLKEAGFEILQNLKIADATKLKSGSAAQIVWKHNFEYTENDLAENRKSAQINYFDKEENFEDMGLGSAGNDDEDAELPVKWMSFKQKYFTSGVIGEKIFFDKAKFVLETPEKDSSIVKIGSATMDFAGTELAKGLELKYYFGPNELNNLKAAGNDFQKNLYLGYDIVKPINRYIFVPLFNWVESFVTNYGLLIIIVVLIIKLALTPLIYKSYVSSAKMRVLGPEINAIKERVGDDAMKVQQETMKLYQQVGVSPLSGCVPLLLQMPILMSVFFLFPNMTMFRQKGFLWASDLSTYDAPISWAYNLPIIGNHISLFVVLMTISSLAFTYYNNQVTPDQPGPIDMKKMSYFFPLIFFFVLNSFPAALSFYYLVSNVVTIGQQLAVRKFIDEDKILAILEKNRKNFATKPQKKNKFGDFLQKQLQASEEMKKQAEDLKKTGKKK from the coding sequence ATGGAAAAATTAGATAAGAATACGGTCATCGGGTTAATATTGCTTTTTGTGCTTTTCGGTGTTTACACTTATTTCGAATCGACCAAACCCCAGCCCGTAAATACGGAAGCAAATAAAAACAATAATGCTCCGGCAAAGGCTACTCAGAGTAAAATAGCATCTGTCCCTTCAGCTCTAGCTATGAATGATAGCTTGCCTGAAAAACTAATTAAAATCGAAAACAAAGATTTGATCGTTACTTTTTCAACGAATGGAGCTTCAATCAGGAAAGTTGAGCTGAAAAATTACAAAAGTTATTCGGTCTTTAAAGCTGAGAAAAATGAACCAATGGTGATTTTTGATGGCACGAAATCAGGAATTAATTTCCAGATTCCTGTTACAACGGGCACATTGGATCTTTCTGGCTTGAGTTTCAATTCCAATAATACCGATGCCAAAGTATCAAAGGTGCCTTTAACGGTAACTTTTTCGGCGAATTCTTCTGCCGGTTTAGTAGAAAAAACCTACACCTTGAAAGAAGCAGGATTTGAGATTCTCCAAAATCTTAAAATAGCTGATGCAACCAAACTAAAAAGTGGCTCAGCGGCACAAATTGTGTGGAAACATAATTTTGAATATACTGAAAACGATTTGGCTGAAAACAGGAAATCGGCTCAGATCAACTATTTTGACAAAGAGGAAAACTTTGAAGACATGGGCCTTGGCTCAGCGGGGAATGATGACGAAGATGCCGAGCTTCCCGTAAAATGGATGTCGTTTAAGCAGAAATATTTCACTTCAGGTGTAATTGGTGAAAAAATATTTTTTGATAAAGCCAAGTTTGTCCTGGAAACACCCGAAAAAGACAGTTCAATTGTAAAAATTGGAAGTGCAACAATGGATTTTGCAGGAACAGAATTGGCAAAAGGACTTGAATTGAAATATTACTTCGGTCCTAACGAACTCAATAACCTCAAAGCCGCCGGAAACGATTTTCAGAAAAACCTCTATCTGGGGTATGATATCGTAAAACCCATAAACCGTTACATTTTTGTTCCATTGTTTAATTGGGTAGAATCGTTTGTAACCAATTATGGTTTATTGATCATTATCGTTGTTTTAATTATCAAACTGGCTCTTACGCCGTTGATCTATAAATCATACGTAAGTTCTGCCAAAATGCGGGTTTTAGGCCCTGAAATCAACGCAATCAAAGAACGTGTAGGCGATGATGCCATGAAAGTGCAGCAGGAAACTATGAAACTTTATCAGCAAGTTGGTGTAAGTCCTTTGAGTGGATGTGTACCATTATTGCTGCAGATGCCTATTTTGATGTCGGTATTCTTCCTGTTTCCAAACATGACCATGTTCCGTCAAAAAGGTTTCCTATGGGCAAGCGATTTGTCAACCTATGACGCACCTATCAGTTGGGCTTACAACCTACCTATCATAGGAAACCACATCAGTTTGTTTGTGGTATTGATGACCATCTCTAGTTTGGCCTTTACATATTACAACAATCAGGTTACTCCTGATCAGCCAGGTCCTATCGACATGAAAAAAATGTCTTATTTCTTCCCATTGATATTTTTCTTTGTATTAAATAGTTTTCCTGCCGCACTTAGTTTTTACTATCTGGTTTCAAACGTGGTTACTATCGGTCAACAATTGGCTGTAAGGAAATTCATTGATGAAGACAAGATTTTAGCAATTCTTGAAAAGAACCGGAAAAATTTTGCCACCAAGCCTCAAAAGAAAAACAAGTTTGGTGATTTTCTCCAAAAACAACTGCAGGCTTCAGAAGAAATGAAGAAGCAAGCAGAAGATTTGAAAAAAACAGGCAAAAAGAAATAA
- a CDS encoding RNA methyltransferase: protein MISKQQQKYVQSLHNKKYRQEYGEFIVEGEKNILELIDSEYEIKDIFCSQDFEKELKKNGKQLPLTTGTEEQINAISTLKNQNSGVAVVKIKEPENISTSQNLRLILDGIKDPGNLGTIIRLADWYGLKQIYCSEDTVEFYNPKVISATMGSFSRISCVYLNIQDFLKNNPGTTYGAYLGGTNIHDLKPSNGVNLIIGSESHGIREEILPYVSEKITIPGFGKAESLNAAIATGIILDNFSRFFK from the coding sequence ATGATTTCAAAACAGCAACAAAAATACGTTCAATCTCTCCATAATAAAAAATACAGACAAGAATATGGGGAGTTTATTGTAGAAGGTGAAAAGAATATCCTGGAATTAATTGATTCAGAATATGAAATTAAAGATATTTTTTGCAGTCAGGACTTTGAAAAAGAACTTAAAAAAAATGGAAAACAACTTCCATTGACCACAGGCACGGAAGAGCAAATAAATGCAATTTCTACTTTAAAGAACCAGAACTCGGGTGTTGCTGTAGTAAAAATAAAAGAACCGGAAAATATTTCAACCAGTCAAAATCTTCGATTGATTCTAGATGGTATCAAAGATCCCGGAAACCTGGGTACCATTATCAGGTTGGCGGATTGGTATGGTTTGAAACAGATTTATTGCTCAGAAGACACTGTAGAATTCTATAATCCTAAAGTCATTTCTGCCACCATGGGCTCATTTAGCCGCATATCTTGTGTTTATTTAAACATTCAGGATTTCTTAAAAAATAATCCGGGTACAACTTATGGTGCATATTTGGGTGGCACCAATATCCATGATTTAAAACCCTCTAATGGTGTAAATCTTATTATTGGAAGCGAATCACATGGAATCAGGGAAGAAATACTTCCATATGTTTCAGAAAAAATCACTATTCCCGGTTTTGGAAAAGCCGAATCTTTAAATGCCGCAATTGCCACCGGTATAATTCTGGACAACTTCTCAAGATTTTTCAAATAA
- a CDS encoding BamA/TamA family outer membrane protein — translation MSKSIFRLLVLFSVSLAIFSCRNSVPAGKYILWRNDFKGQQHVIVEELEEIIPFSQKENTKPLELPLTPRVWWYNFGLKQFDSLRQTQKLLSFQNKIENVKKTPKYSARKIQKLEKKISRIEGNLEEKNAWFWRNIGEKQVYAYESQIAETSTKIRKFLFDIGYRDAEVFYKLDTIANTRKVKVQYIVSENSGFVVDTVKYYCSDTLLLKLINDEISKAQIKKGNLFDLRLVQAEKLRLEQLFKNNGYYNFNNKYLIHGASNPEQDENLFKQQKHGELYFEVLNPNNLRHEKFNIEEVVFKAFDPSADNTDLKPDTVVYNGVRFIRLDRNIPLNVLSNRIITRQGNLYRQIDVQETQRQVAYFNQFSFASSQIKPLAPGQLSVEYFAPLLQKYSFGISPGVNNIYNDGSTFFGFGVPVTLTSRNRFRRLETIEAAIRASYEGQPSPIISNEKSIRGSLELGVNLNVTLPNLWLFPRQMEKYYLKNPRTILGFGYNYSEPFWGKRLNFKVTTNYSIQLNKNAVFYFSLLDASLINTIYFNNEAGQSFYNSLISLQQEQGNNLKVTFDPQFVSSINSNLVINKQDPSRPLSDSKFFRLFLESGGTVLNFLNNKDQINLIEKLFPLKQSANSIDSVRQYFRFLKINADLRRNININKNSSYAFRLNLGVINPYGNNRSLPYDKNFFVGGSNSVRAWAPRTLGVGSAGADTTTAGNTIPQPGDILFESSIEYRLKVLHFAGDIQIATFIDAGNVWKWHNIDSPSKVNKSNFDFKRFYREIGVGTGFGIRWDLSYFLFRFDWGIKVFDPARIQGQRYVLDEFSMKRNKPYGLNWNFGIGYPF, via the coding sequence TTGTCAAAAAGTATTTTTCGGTTGCTTGTATTGTTTTCTGTGTCACTGGCGATTTTCTCGTGCAGAAACTCGGTGCCGGCAGGAAAATATATCCTTTGGCGAAATGATTTCAAAGGTCAGCAGCATGTGATTGTTGAAGAGTTGGAGGAAATAATCCCTTTTAGCCAAAAAGAAAACACAAAACCACTGGAACTGCCCTTAACCCCCAGAGTTTGGTGGTATAATTTTGGACTGAAACAATTTGACTCCCTCAGGCAGACACAAAAACTCCTGAGTTTTCAGAATAAAATTGAAAATGTTAAGAAAACTCCAAAATACAGTGCACGGAAAATTCAGAAATTAGAGAAAAAGATTAGCAGAATAGAGGGCAATTTAGAAGAAAAAAATGCCTGGTTTTGGCGAAATATTGGAGAAAAACAGGTTTATGCTTACGAGTCTCAAATTGCAGAGACTTCTACAAAAATTCGTAAGTTTTTATTTGATATAGGTTATCGTGATGCGGAGGTTTTTTACAAATTAGATACAATAGCAAATACGAGAAAAGTTAAAGTTCAGTATATTGTTTCTGAGAATTCCGGATTTGTGGTTGATACTGTAAAGTATTACTGTTCAGACACTTTACTTCTGAAATTAATTAATGACGAGATTTCAAAAGCACAAATTAAAAAGGGAAATTTGTTTGATTTGAGATTGGTTCAGGCCGAAAAACTTAGGTTAGAGCAACTTTTCAAGAATAACGGATATTATAATTTTAACAATAAATATCTTATTCATGGAGCAAGCAATCCGGAGCAGGATGAAAATTTATTTAAACAACAAAAACACGGAGAATTGTATTTTGAAGTTTTAAATCCTAATAACCTCAGGCATGAAAAATTCAACATTGAAGAAGTAGTTTTTAAGGCGTTTGACCCCAGTGCTGACAATACAGATCTCAAACCCGATACCGTAGTTTACAATGGTGTCAGGTTTATAAGACTTGATCGAAATATACCTTTAAATGTACTTTCCAACCGAATAATAACCCGACAAGGAAATTTGTATCGACAAATTGATGTGCAGGAAACCCAACGGCAGGTGGCTTATTTTAACCAGTTTTCGTTTGCAAGTTCTCAGATAAAGCCTCTGGCACCCGGTCAGTTGTCGGTAGAGTATTTCGCACCTTTGCTTCAAAAATATAGTTTCGGGATCAGCCCCGGAGTTAACAATATTTATAATGACGGTTCCACGTTTTTTGGATTTGGTGTACCGGTCACACTGACCTCCAGAAATAGGTTTCGACGATTGGAAACCATAGAAGCGGCTATAAGGGCTTCATACGAAGGGCAGCCTTCTCCTATTATCTCTAATGAAAAATCAATAAGAGGTAGTTTGGAATTGGGTGTAAATCTGAATGTTACACTTCCAAATCTATGGCTTTTTCCTCGTCAGATGGAAAAGTATTACCTTAAAAACCCCCGAACTATTCTTGGTTTTGGGTATAATTATTCTGAACCCTTTTGGGGAAAAAGGCTTAATTTTAAAGTGACCACCAACTATTCCATCCAATTAAACAAAAATGCGGTATTCTATTTCAGTCTTTTAGATGCTTCACTCATTAATACCATTTATTTCAACAACGAAGCCGGTCAATCGTTTTATAATAGTCTGATTTCTTTACAACAAGAGCAAGGTAATAACCTCAAAGTTACATTTGATCCCCAGTTTGTTTCTTCTATTAATTCAAATCTTGTCATTAATAAACAGGATCCAAGCAGGCCTTTGTCTGACTCTAAGTTTTTCAGACTCTTTTTGGAATCGGGAGGGACTGTTTTAAATTTCCTCAACAACAAAGATCAAATCAATCTCATTGAAAAGCTTTTCCCATTGAAGCAATCGGCAAATTCTATAGATTCAGTAAGGCAATATTTTAGGTTTTTGAAAATAAACGCTGATTTAAGAAGAAACATAAACATCAATAAAAATAGCAGCTATGCTTTCCGGCTCAATTTGGGTGTAATTAACCCTTATGGTAACAACCGATCATTGCCTTATGACAAAAACTTTTTTGTTGGTGGCAGTAACAGCGTGAGAGCCTGGGCTCCGCGAACTTTGGGTGTAGGTTCTGCCGGAGCTGACACCACAACTGCTGGCAATACTATTCCTCAGCCTGGCGATATTTTGTTTGAATCAAGTATCGAATATCGATTAAAAGTGCTCCATTTTGCCGGAGACATTCAAATCGCCACTTTTATTGACGCTGGTAATGTTTGGAAATGGCACAACATAGATTCACCATCCAAAGTCAATAAATCCAATTTTGATTTCAAGCGTTTTTACCGCGAAATAGGAGTGGGGACCGGCTTCGGCATTCGTTGGGACTTGTCTTATTTCCTTTTCAGATTTGACTGGGGAATAAAAGTCTTTGACCCAGCAAGAATCCAGGGACAACGATATGTGTTGGATGAATTTTCAATGAAACGCAATAAACCCTACGGTCTCAACTGGAACTTCGGGATTGGGTATCCTTTCTGA